Below is a window of Populus alba chromosome 2, ASM523922v2, whole genome shotgun sequence DNA.
ataaataaattataagctgaaaagtttatgaaaaatttctaattaaataaattaataattatctatgtaaataaacaaaaaaaccattaataataatcaattgaaaaataaaaacaaattaaaagataaatgtaaattaagatattaaattatataaaactagATATTTATCTGATTGTGTTTAATgaacttaattatttatttaaattaataaaaaataataaaaatataaacacaagTGAAATTGATTGAGTAAACCCACATCTCAAAAACATATTGCGCAAGGCTAAATATataggaaataatttttaaaaatatttttttttaaataaagtttatttttataaaacaaaaaaatttatagacaaaataaaataatatcttagaaagtcaaacaaacaaaataatttgagaacGCAGTACCTATCAATTGAAAGTACAAACCCTTATCCAACAgcccaatatttttattttgatcctagGGGTAATTGGACAATGACAGGAGAAGAATCTCGGACATATCAGCTCTTTTGGGAGTTGTGGTGCTTAGTTTGGAGTCATCTTTGttctttcaagtataaaaacATGGTGAAGCTTTGTTAGATTTCTCAAACAACTTGAAAGGAAGCTAAAACCAGTGAAAATGGAAGTGCAAATCATTTCCAAACAAAATGTAAGACCATCTTCTCCAACACCTCCACACCTGAGAAATTTCAAGCTGTCCCTTTTGGACCAGCTTATTCCAGTTCCATACGCGCCGCTTCTCCTGTACTATCCGATGAATGACAATTCTGGTGCTAGCAATCTTGATGTCCCCAAAAGACTAGGAGTGCTTCAAAAATCTCTATCAGAGACCTTGACTCGCTTTTACCCACTTGCTGGAAAGATCAAAGATGAGCTTTCCATTGATTGCAACGATGAAGGAGCCTATTATGTGGAAGCACAAGTCAACTGCCATCTCAGTGAATTCCTTAGGCAGCCTGACCTCCTGTTAGTACATCAATTCTTTCCATGTGAACTCCCTCCGAAAGCAGTCACACATGTTGCTAATTTTCAagtaaatgtttttgaatgtggTGGTATTGCTATTGGCATATGCATATCTCACCGTATCCTAGATGGTGCTGCTTTGAGCACCTTTCTCAAGGCATGGTCTGCCACAGCCAGAGGCGGAAAGGAAGCAATTATATACCCCGAGTTCGTTTCCAGTTCTCTCTTCCCTGCAAATGATTTGCGGCTTCGAGACTCCGCAGTTGTTATGTTTGGTTCCTTGTTCAAAAAGGGCAAGGGCGTTACTAAGAGATTTGTGTTTGATGCCTCATCAATTTCCAGCCTCAGAGCCCAAGCAGCCAGCTTAGGAGTGGAATGCCCCACTCGCGTCGAGGTGGTCTCATCTTTCCTGTGGAAGTGCTTCATGGCAGCCTCAGAAGAATGGCGAGGATCCCAAAGGCGGCCTTCTTTACTAACGCACTTGGTGAATCTGCGAAGAAAAATGGAACCAAAGTTGGGAGAGAATTCCATGGGAAATTTCCTGTGGTTAGCAGCTGCAAAATGCATGAACAAGTCCAGGGTCGAATTAAACGACTTGGTTGGTGAGGTGAGGAAAGCAATATCAAAAATTGATTCTGACTTTGTTGAGCAGATAAAAGGTGATGAAGGCAATTCTCCGGCGGAGCAAACACTCAAAGAAATAGGTGAATTTGGCTCCAAGGATGGAGTAGACTACCTTGGTTTTTCTAGTTGGTGTAGATTTGGCTTCTATGATGCTGATTTTGGATGGGGCAAGCCTGTTTGGATTAGCAGTTTCGCTGTGTCAGGTTCACTTACCATGAACCTTATCATTTTGGCTGACACAAGGTGTGATGGCATCGAAGCTTTCGTGACCTTGGATGAAAAAGACATGACTGTTTTAGAAGGCAATCCAGAGCTCCTCAAATTTGCATCTTTGAACCCAAGTCCTCTGGACATCGATAAATCAGTGCAGTGTACATGAGAGCTAGGTTACTGACAGTGACGCTGGCAACAATCTTTCTTAAGCTGTGGCTTGTAACTCAACATGATTGCTCAGAACTAAATCATCTTAAGCTGTATTTAAGGCCCTGATGCGGTTAATCACTTTCGTTAAGATGGCTTTACCAAGGTAGGAGAACTTGGAAACTTCCATCCAACAGGTTTTGAACTGTAAAAGCATCTAGAAGTAGGTTCTTGTAATGTCTCCACCATTTTCTTCTGCTTCTGTTAGCAGTACTGCTGCGTCATAAGCCAGTTTGTGAcaagaattatataaatttggAGTTTTTACTTGGATTGCAACACCTTAAGGTTGTAAATTATGTTTCATCATTTGCTCACCACAGCACTTACCAAGAACAGGTACATTATTTTAAGAGTTGTGCAGAGGTGGTGCTTCGGCTAGAAAAGACTAGAGAAATCGTAACATTGATGTCCAAACAGAAATCACTACAATCAAATGAGCATATATCATAAACTTCCTATAGCCAATCATCTTATTCCATCCAATGAATGACAACTTTAGTCCTAGCCATCCTGATGTCCCACAAGACTGGAGCTGCTACAAATCTCTACCATAGACCTTAACTCGATTTCACCCTCTTGGTGGAAAGATCAAAGACTCATTTTCCGTTTACTGCAACGACAAAGGGGCCTGTTATATGGAAACCAGGGCTCTTGACTTCAATCTTGATGAACTCCTTGGCCAACCTGACCTCCTGGCAGTGTGTCAATTTCTTCCCTGTGAAGGAATCAACTGCAGCAGTATACGTGACTAGTGTTCAAGAAAACGTCTTTGAGTGTGGTGGCAATGGCATTGGCATGTGTACATGTCACAAGTTCCTGGATGGTGCTGCTTTGAGCTCCTTTCTGAAGGCATGGACTGCTACAGCCTGAGGCAGTAATGAAGCAACCGTGTGCCCTGAGTTCATTGCTAGTTCCCTCTTCCCTGCAAATGATACATGGCGTGGAGACTCATCGATTGTTATGTGGAGTTCTAtgtaaaaaaagggaaagtgcATAACCAGGAGATTTGTGTTTGATCCCTCAGCCATTGCCGACCTTAGGTCAGAGAATTCCATGGGAAATCTCTTTTGGATAGCAGCTGCACGATATGTGGCCGAGTCCAAGCCTGGACTAAATGACTTGGTGACTGAAGTGAGGAATGAATTTCAGAAATTGCGAACCGGCATGGCCGGTTAATTCAGGATGTCAATCAatccagattaaaaaaaaaaacaaaacttgactGACTTGCCAGGTCAGTCAAtcaacccattaattttttattgaactcttttaaattaaaattaacatgaaaattGCTGATCTCATAATCTAacatctatctatatatatatatatatatatataaagatcatGATAATTATATCGTTGTTATGTGACATCATTGTTATTTGACCTTATCTAGCTAATTGGTTCGATCCAAGACcgattgacttttttttatgccgagtatgaaaaaataaaattaatttaatattaatcttGTTTAACTGGGTAGTTAGTTACCTtataattcaatcaaaatataattttaattttttaaaaaaattataaaaaaaatattttatgttttttttaaataatatatcttaaattaatatgattaatcCGTAATTAAATTCATATCAAATTAACCCTAGAATTAACAATTATGAATATCATAATGTTTGTGTGGCCATTTTACCGTGGGAAACCTAGATTAGAAAATCTCTCTCCTCGCCAggaccaccaccatcatcgaCAGTgaagcaaataattttttttttttaaatcactgaAATTAGATCACATCACAGTTATTATCTCCCTTTTTGGCCTgccagccaaaaaaaaaaattaaatgaaacacAAAGCAACACATAAATCAAGAGGAAAAAATATCCCTCCTCCTCCAACTTATGGCTTCTCTCCTCCctctcctctatttcttctttttcgcTTCTCCTTCACTTGTCAATGCTAAATCTAATTCCACTATCACTTCCATAAATCGCGATCTCTACCATTCCAGGTAAATTCTAAATCAAAATGCTCcccctcccccccccccaaaaaaaaaaaaaaaattttacttacGAAATAGTATTTAAGTTTTCATtctgattctattttttttttttgcagtgcTGATTTGTTAGAGCAAATAAAGGCATTGGTACACCGTCACCCAGATAAACTTACCGTAAGTTTTTGTTTCTGgtgataaaaatttattattaatgttgtttttaagGTTGTAATGATGGGTTGctgctgtttttttattaaaaaataataataataggcgGAGACGATTAAAACAGGAAACAAGGGTTATAAAGCAGAGATCACTGTAGTTACTTATTGCAGAAGTAGGAAAGAGACTGATGACAGGTCAAAGTTTCGGATTCTTCTTGTAAGTTTTTagccttttttctttgtttatgtaTTTATGGAAGAACCCATCAAGTTGTTTGACTTAAGgagttattggtttttgttgatTGGATTTAAGGAATTCGATTTGGTGTGTAGTGTATTAGGTTATTGCATGCTGGTATTTTGGTGTGATCGGTAATTGCTGGTTTTGTTGACAGATGATTCCCTTGTCTTCCAGAGTTTCGGGCAACATGGGAGGGAGCTAATTACAACAGAACTTGCGTTTCGGATCTTGTCGGTTTTAAGCGAGGAACAGTTTCTACCTGATGTAGATGCTTCTTCTTTAAACAATACCCTAGACAAGCTCATCGTAAAGGTAGCTTAAAATTTTTCGTCGGACATTAATTTCACTTGTAATTGAAGTATGTAACCTATTGAGGCAATATATGTATTACTGGTGTTTACGGCCTGATGTTTTGGGATGCTTATTTTGAATGGCATGGCAGGTGGTGCCAATGGAAAACTTGAATGGACGGAAAATTGTTGAGGAAGGAGATCTTTGTGAGAGAAGAAATGGTAATGCAgtttattttaaggtttaatttgaCTTTTTGGAGAAATTGTGGTGCTAAGTTTTCTTTTTGGCAGGTAGAGGAGTTGATCTCAACCGGAATTGGAGCGTTGATTGGGGAAAAAAGGAGAAGGTCTGTTCTGCCTATTAACTTTATACTCTTGGAATACTATTTTGCATAACGTCATTACATGTTATGTGCTCATGATCTGCGATGATGTCCTCGGGCATTAGGTTGAGGTGGACTCAAGTAGTACGTGCATTTAATAAGTGAATTGAAATCTTTGTACGATGGGCAATAAATGAGCCTTTAGAATAATCAGTAAAGTCTTTATACTCGTATTTGTCACTGAAGGATACGAATGTTATAATTCAGTTCAGTGGTGTGCTCCTATGTGATGTGGTTTCTTTGTCTCATATTCAATAGTTCCCCATTTACAGGACTATGATCCATATGAAGAAAATCCTGGAACTGGTCCTTTTAGTGAGCCTGAAACTCAAATAATGCGGAAACTCGCCTTAACGTTCGATCCTCACATATGGGTTAATGTGCATTCGGGAATGGAGGTGAGTGGTCCCAAGTAAATATCCTTTATCATTGATTGCTGAACTGATCCTAAGAAACgttgttttgtcaaattttttcattttttctctgcCCATAGTTTGGTTCTTTATAATGCgttctttcccttttcatttAGGGTTGCATGATCTCTTATTTGCTTTTGTTGTTCAGGCATTATTTATGCCTTATGACCACAGGAATACAACCCCTGATGGTGTGCTATCAGAACGAATGAGGTCATTGCTTAGTAAACTGAACAATGTTCATTGCCACAAACATTGTATGATTGGCTCAGGAGGAGGCTCTGTTGGGTTTGTATTACTTAAAACTGCAAACCTGTTTCTATTCAGAAATTTCATAGTTCCATCCATTGTTTCTAGAGAGACACCACACCCTCTATTTTAGTGTTTTGACAGTGGTTACTGATGACTGTCCATGAGCTTAATAATACACAATCAGTTCCCATTTCTGCAAAGCATGCTGTCATATGGACTTACCACTTAATCACAGTGCATTGCATACAAATGACACACGTAGACATGTTAATGGCTTTGTGATATGtcaggagttttttttttttttttttttcctttgggcTGTCTTTAGGGACAACATGTAATTTTAGTAAATGTCGCCATTCCTGCATTGTCCAGGTTTCTGAATTATAGTTGGTTCATATGTCTCATTCTAGTGTAAAACATCTGGGTACTTCGGCTGTTATAGCCTAATGCGCGCAGTGCTTCCAGGGCCTTTGTTGCCTGTTTCCACATATTATCAACTTGAAGGAAATATGATTTACCGTACAATGTTGAAAATTAGATGATCTTGTTGCTGGAGAGTGGTTATTCAGCAGGTCTGGAGTGCCAGTTGAGATTTTGACATGTTTATGCTTTAATGCTTTAATTTAGGTATCTTGCACATGGGACAGCAACAGATTTCATGTACGACATTGTAAAAGTGCCTATGGCCTTCACCTTCGAGGTCTGTGAAATATGAACACCTTTCATAAAAATGCTTTAAAGTTATAAGCCAGTCTTTCTGCCTAACCTTTGTTTCTAATGCTGTAACTGGCAGATATACGGAGATACCGCAGCTTCTTCAAAGGACTGCTTTAAAATGTTCAATCCTGTTGATCTTACTACCTTCAATGTAAACtggattgcaatttttttttctatacagAAATAGCATTTGGTTCGTGATGGTAAAGAATCGAAATTTAACgatcatatttttgttttgggcaACACAGAGAGTTCTCCATGACTGGTCATCTgcttttttcacaattttcaaGTTGGGACCGCTCCAGCTAGATGGAAACCATTCAAAGGCCATGGCGTCTGGTGTCGACAAGTTTGtatccattgatgaatatcttGATGGGTACTTGATGGAAAGGAGAAATAGATATGGTAAAAAGATGGAGGTGCTAGATGTTGGAATGCAGGAGATAAGAACGTATTTTAGGCTCTTCTTATTATCCTCAGTTTTGTTATTGTTCATGTTCTGTTCTAGAATTGCAAAGGGCAAGTCAAGTAGACCTATTGTCTCAGCCTTATCCATCTGACATTGTATCTTGAGGTATCTTATAGAAACATTTTTTTGTCCATAGTTCAACATCAGTTCCTCAATGATTTGCCTCTGCATTGACGAATTCAAAGAGCTTCCACAGTATTGTTGATCACAATTTGCCAATATTCCTATAGTAATTAGTTTGCCTCGAAAAAACTATTCTCTGCTCTAGATCAGCAGCCTTGAACCTGATGTATATCAACAAGCTACAGGGGAAGCAGATGAGAAAATGATTCtcgaaagaaaaaatcaatggtTTTTGTTTGGTCGAATCTTTGCACCATGGGAGGATGATGTTCAATTGAATAGCAGTGCCTATATCTCCATTAGGATAAAAGAATGATTAGAACTGATGCAATTATAGAATACAACTCAGGAGCTGTGACAAAAAAGTTAAGAACTGTACAGTTGGGAGGAGGTTTCCTCAAATCCTGTGTTTTGATATCAAGTATATGACTCTTCATGGATGCAGACAATCATTTGCTCCTGAAGCAGAAACCCTTTCCAAGTTGTGGGGATGCGCGTATGAAGCATTTCCTGCAAAATCATCGGGTCTAGAGAATGAGAATATTTCGTGCAATGGAGAATAACATGTTAATCATGATAAAATGATGGCAGCACAACGGACTGCAGGCACAAACCTTGAACAGGGAAGCAACTTCGGATGTAATAACGATATTGTATTTTGTATGGCTGGATAGCTTGGGCTTCTCATCTACTATTCCAGTGTTTGCTTCATGT
It encodes the following:
- the LOC118042082 gene encoding epi-neemfruitin B 7-O-acetyltransferse L7AT; the encoded protein is MEVQIISKQNVRPSSPTPPHLRNFKLSLLDQLIPVPYAPLLLYYPMNDNSGASNLDVPKRLGVLQKSLSETLTRFYPLAGKIKDELSIDCNDEGAYYVEAQVNCHLSEFLRQPDLLLVHQFFPCELPPKAVTHVANFQVNVFECGGIAIGICISHRILDGAALSTFLKAWSATARGGKEAIIYPEFVSSSLFPANDLRLRDSAVVMFGSLFKKGKGVTKRFVFDASSISSLRAQAASLGVECPTRVEVVSSFLWKCFMAASEEWRGSQRRPSLLTHLVNLRRKMEPKLGENSMGNFLWLAAAKCMNKSRVELNDLVGEVRKAISKIDSDFVEQIKGDEGNSPAEQTLKEIGEFGSKDGVDYLGFSSWCRFGFYDADFGWGKPVWISSFAVSGSLTMNLIILADTRCDGIEAFVTLDEKDMTVLEGNPELLKFASLNPSPLDIDKSVQLLLRHKPVCDKNYINLEFLLGLQHLKVVNYVSSFAHHSTYQEQCVNFFPVKESTAAVYVTSVQENVFECGGNGIGMCTCHKFLDGAALSSFLKGKCITRRFVFDPSAIADLRSENSMGNLFWIAAARYVAESKPGLNDLVTEVRNEFQKLRTGMAG
- the LOC118042086 gene encoding uncharacterized protein — translated: MASLLPLLYFFFFASPSLVNAKSNSTITSINRDLYHSSADLLEQIKALVHRHPDKLTAETIKTGNKGYKAEITVVTYCRSRKETDDRSKFRILLSFGQHGRELITTELAFRILSVLSEEQFLPDVDASSLNNTLDKLIVKVVPMENLNGRKIVEEGDLCERRNGRGVDLNRNWSVDWGKKEKDYDPYEENPGTGPFSEPETQIMRKLALTFDPHIWVNVHSGMEALFMPYDHRNTTPDGVLSERMRSLLSKLNNVHCHKHCMIGSGGGSVGYLAHGTATDFMYDIVKVPMAFTFEIYGDTAASSKDCFKMFNPVDLTTFNRVLHDWSSAFFTIFKLGPLQLDGNHSKAMASGVDKFVSIDEYLDGYLMERRNRYGKKMEVLDVGMQEIRTYFRLFLLSSVLLLFMFCSRIAKGKSSRPIVSALSI